A genome region from Tolypothrix sp. PCC 7712 includes the following:
- a CDS encoding AAA family ATPase, whose protein sequence is MSEINSVLIRLGKGLNQIIVGQSSLVQQLLVGLLAGGHIILEGVPGTGKTLLVKVLAQLIQADFRRIQLTPDVLPSDITGTNIFDLNSRSFTLKKGPVFTEVLLADEINRTPPKTQAALLEAMEEMQVTLDGESLPLPELFWVIATQNPLEFEGTYPLPEAQLDRFLFKLAVDYPEQAAEKQMLLNRQAGFAARRGDINRLEPIATVSEILQARQAVKEVKVSESIIDYLLALVKTSRQHPELALGASPRAAGAWLQTSQAAAWLAGRNFVTPDDVKSVASPLLRHRLILKPEAMLDGLQIDAVITSVINQVPVPR, encoded by the coding sequence ATGAGTGAAATAAATTCGGTTTTAATCCGCTTAGGTAAAGGGCTTAACCAGATAATTGTGGGACAATCTAGCCTAGTACAACAGTTACTAGTAGGACTACTAGCTGGGGGGCATATAATTTTAGAAGGAGTCCCTGGAACTGGTAAAACACTCTTAGTTAAGGTATTAGCGCAATTAATTCAAGCAGATTTCCGTCGAATTCAATTAACACCAGATGTCTTACCATCAGATATCACTGGCACAAATATTTTTGATTTGAATAGTCGCAGTTTTACTTTGAAAAAAGGGCCTGTTTTTACCGAAGTATTATTAGCAGATGAAATTAACCGCACTCCACCAAAAACCCAAGCAGCGTTGTTAGAAGCAATGGAAGAAATGCAGGTAACTTTGGATGGTGAAAGTTTACCTTTGCCAGAATTATTTTGGGTAATTGCTACACAAAACCCCTTAGAATTTGAGGGTACTTACCCTTTACCAGAAGCACAGCTAGATAGATTTTTATTTAAGTTAGCTGTAGATTATCCCGAGCAAGCAGCAGAAAAGCAAATGTTACTCAATCGTCAAGCGGGATTTGCAGCGCGCAGAGGAGATATTAATCGTCTTGAACCTATAGCAACGGTAAGCGAAATTTTGCAAGCAAGGCAAGCAGTTAAAGAAGTTAAAGTCTCGGAATCAATAATTGATTATCTGCTAGCGTTAGTTAAAACATCACGCCAACACCCGGAATTAGCTTTAGGTGCATCACCTCGCGCTGCTGGTGCTTGGTTACAGACATCACAAGCAGCTGCGTGGTTAGCAGGAAGGAATTTTGTCACACCAGATGATGTGAAATCTGTCGCCTCACCTTTATTGCGTCATCGCTTGATTTTGAAACCAGAAGCCATGCTTGATGGTTTACAAATTGATGCGGTAATTACTTCTGTAATTAATCAAGTACCAGTACCAAGATAA
- the rsmI gene encoding 16S rRNA (cytidine(1402)-2'-O)-methyltransferase, with amino-acid sequence MQTDPKPGTLYVVGTPIGNLEDITFRAVRILQNVDLIAAEDTRHTGKLLQHFQVQTPQLSYHEHNRSSRIPELLEHLANGKAIALVSDAGMPGISDPGYELVTACISVGITVVPIPGASAAITALSASGLPTNRFVFEGFLSAKTQQRREYLESLQTESRTIIFYESPHRLRDTLQDLGETFGSDRQIVLARELTKFYEEFWRGTITEAIAHYNQREPQGEYTLVVAGIPPSQPQLTEAELKAELAQLIRQGISRSQASRQLAKFTSLSRRQLYQLALSIDVSPE; translated from the coding sequence ATGCAGACAGATCCAAAACCAGGAACACTTTACGTTGTCGGTACACCGATTGGCAATTTGGAAGATATCACCTTTCGGGCGGTGCGAATTTTACAAAATGTGGATTTAATTGCTGCGGAGGATACACGCCACACGGGGAAACTTTTGCAACATTTTCAAGTTCAGACTCCCCAACTTAGCTATCACGAACACAATCGTAGTAGCCGGATTCCCGAATTATTAGAGCATTTAGCTAATGGTAAAGCAATTGCTTTGGTGAGTGATGCGGGTATGCCAGGAATTTCTGATCCGGGATATGAACTGGTGACAGCTTGTATTTCAGTGGGGATAACAGTAGTGCCAATTCCGGGGGCAAGTGCGGCAATTACAGCTCTAAGTGCATCTGGTTTACCAACGAATCGCTTTGTCTTTGAAGGCTTTCTCTCCGCTAAAACTCAACAACGCCGAGAATATTTAGAATCGCTGCAAACAGAATCTCGCACTATAATTTTCTACGAATCGCCCCATCGTTTACGCGATACGTTACAAGACTTAGGAGAAACTTTCGGAAGCGATCGCCAAATTGTTCTCGCTAGGGAATTAACCAAATTTTATGAGGAATTTTGGCGGGGAACTATCACGGAAGCGATCGCCCACTACAACCAACGCGAACCCCAAGGTGAATATACTCTTGTAGTAGCGGGAATTCCACCCAGTCAACCCCAACTCACAGAAGCCGAACTCAAAGCCGAACTTGCACAATTAATCCGTCAGGGAATATCGCGATCGCAAGCTAGCCGTCAATTAGCAAAATTCACTTCCCTATCCCGTCGTCAACTCTATCAGTTAGCACTATCTATCGATGTCAGTCCTGAATAA
- a CDS encoding DUF4129 domain-containing protein produces the protein MTTESFQKNTWDWQLSQLQQQVGEWIEYQFSRLESALPQLPPGWSISPWLSQLLKFLFWLILGLFVVWLLWLLWREFGPYIYSWLTRRGNQHISHTTISATELSVPLWLARSQEYYRQGNYREACRCLYMAILQRLHDSSVISHKPSRTDGEYLQLLRSSITPIQPYETLITTHEQLCFGDTEILPENYEHCQQAFREIAGE, from the coding sequence ATGACTACAGAATCTTTTCAAAAAAATACCTGGGATTGGCAACTTTCTCAGTTGCAACAACAAGTAGGAGAATGGATTGAGTACCAATTTTCCCGATTAGAATCAGCTTTACCACAATTGCCCCCTGGATGGTCAATCAGTCCTTGGTTAAGTCAACTGTTAAAATTTCTATTTTGGCTGATATTAGGTTTATTTGTAGTTTGGTTGCTTTGGCTGTTGTGGCGAGAATTTGGCCCTTATATTTATTCGTGGTTAACGAGAAGAGGCAATCAGCATATATCACATACAACTATCAGCGCTACTGAGTTATCTGTACCTTTATGGTTAGCGCGATCGCAAGAATATTATCGTCAGGGTAATTATAGAGAAGCTTGCCGTTGCTTATATATGGCAATATTACAGCGCTTGCATGATAGCAGCGTTATCAGCCACAAACCCAGCCGCACTGATGGCGAATATTTGCAATTATTGCGATCGTCTATAACTCCTATCCAGCCTTATGAAACATTAATCACGACTCACGAACAATTATGTTTTGGCGATACGGAAATTCTGCCAGAAAATTATGAGCATTGTCAGCAAGCATTTCGGGAGATTGCGGGGGAGTAG
- a CDS encoding DUF4350 domain-containing protein, with translation MKRSNRLAWLGAIALAIIIVLSLIAAPRNSTINSGSTYNRAADGYGAWYAYMQQQGTTIKRWQKPWKDIAAQKTPITLLEVNSNLGSPIINSAKREWLQKGNTLVILGVRYPVTAADFHTMQKSPLGDVKIDTTRRHDKADKEEIKLGDRFGAVVWEEKYGKGKVIFATTPYLAANAYQDYLSNFKFLADLVSKQKNAILVNEYIHGYKDADVREQEGKGNLLSYFAKQPLIVALLQLGILLIVLIWAQNRRFGKPEVLTVPVLDNSEAYIQALAGVLQKAESSDFVVEMVGKEEQLQLQKALGLGSILLEPQALIDVWVEKKGASSAELATVLKLQSQKRPMRERDLLSWLRQWRTIKNSY, from the coding sequence ATGAAGCGCTCAAACCGCTTGGCTTGGCTGGGGGCGATCGCACTGGCGATCATCATTGTATTAAGCTTGATAGCGGCTCCCCGCAATAGCACAATTAATAGTGGTTCTACTTATAACCGTGCTGCTGATGGCTATGGGGCTTGGTATGCTTATATGCAGCAGCAGGGAACTACAATCAAGCGCTGGCAAAAGCCTTGGAAAGATATCGCAGCGCAAAAAACCCCGATTACATTGCTAGAGGTAAATAGCAATCTCGGTTCTCCAATTATCAATTCCGCAAAACGGGAATGGTTACAAAAAGGTAATACCCTAGTAATCTTAGGTGTGCGTTACCCCGTGACTGCGGCTGATTTTCACACTATGCAAAAATCTCCCCTTGGAGATGTGAAAATTGATACAACTAGAAGGCATGATAAAGCCGATAAAGAAGAAATTAAATTAGGCGATCGCTTTGGTGCTGTAGTGTGGGAAGAAAAGTATGGTAAAGGAAAAGTTATTTTTGCCACTACTCCCTATTTAGCAGCTAATGCTTATCAAGATTATTTAAGTAATTTTAAATTTCTTGCAGATTTAGTTAGCAAACAAAAGAACGCCATTTTAGTGAATGAATACATTCACGGTTATAAAGATGCTGATGTGCGAGAACAAGAAGGCAAAGGTAACTTATTGAGTTATTTTGCCAAACAGCCTTTGATTGTGGCGTTGTTACAGTTAGGTATCTTATTAATAGTCTTAATTTGGGCGCAAAATCGCCGCTTTGGTAAGCCAGAAGTTTTAACTGTACCAGTTTTAGATAACAGCGAAGCTTACATCCAAGCTTTAGCAGGAGTATTACAAAAAGCTGAATCTAGTGATTTTGTGGTTGAAATGGTGGGTAAAGAAGAACAACTACAACTACAAAAAGCTTTAGGATTAGGGTCAATTTTACTAGAACCCCAAGCTTTAATTGATGTCTGGGTAGAGAAAAAAGGCGCAAGTTCTGCTGAACTAGCTACAGTCTTAAAACTACAATCCCAAAAACGACCTATGCGTGAACGAGACCTGTTAAGCTGGTTGAGGCAATGGCGAACAATTAAAAATAGTTACTAA
- a CDS encoding nucleotidyl transferase AbiEii/AbiGii toxin family protein produces the protein MPNPQNLPFLESIGWQLNNVYQLTEKEMIQLYQRNWHHQHTFNNFQQSEKDFVHYLAKKYNSWILPDLEMFQIEHHNKILKILNTFNPEVLQKADAHFAGGTLLALEYDEYRLSKDIDFLFPYGTENYRYLRALVYDEGIAALFQSPTDIRLGESTINQYGIRFPVAINETNIKVEIVANGGFTLDPPVYPNWANIPCLSIGDRLTSKLMANADRWNDSSTQSRDLIDLAILRVNHEIPLQAIAKAEETYEVKKPLLKAINNFIEREEYRDKCFQQLNVTENKIPVIMNGINLLFVDFN, from the coding sequence ATGCCTAATCCGCAAAACCTGCCCTTCCTAGAGTCTATTGGTTGGCAATTAAATAATGTCTATCAATTAACTGAGAAAGAAATGATCCAATTGTATCAACGCAATTGGCATCATCAACATACTTTCAATAACTTCCAGCAATCAGAAAAAGATTTTGTGCATTATTTAGCCAAAAAATACAACTCTTGGATATTGCCAGATTTAGAAATGTTTCAAATAGAACATCATAATAAAATACTTAAAATACTTAATACTTTTAATCCAGAAGTTCTGCAAAAAGCTGATGCACACTTCGCCGGTGGTACGCTCTTGGCATTAGAATATGATGAATATAGGCTTAGTAAAGATATTGATTTTCTCTTTCCCTACGGAACTGAAAATTACAGATATTTAAGAGCATTGGTGTACGATGAAGGAATTGCTGCATTATTTCAAAGTCCAACAGATATTCGATTAGGTGAAAGTACAATAAATCAATATGGCATCCGTTTTCCTGTTGCCATCAACGAAACGAATATTAAAGTAGAAATTGTAGCTAATGGAGGTTTTACCTTAGACCCCCCTGTTTATCCAAATTGGGCTAATATTCCTTGCTTGAGTATAGGTGATAGACTCACATCAAAACTTATGGCTAATGCCGATAGATGGAACGATTCCAGCACACAATCTAGAGATTTAATTGATTTAGCAATATTGCGCGTCAATCATGAAATTCCTTTACAGGCAATTGCTAAAGCCGAAGAAACCTACGAAGTGAAAAAGCCCCTACTCAAAGCAATCAACAATTTTATTGAGCGAGAAGAGTATAGAGATAAATGTTTTCAACAGTTGAATGTAACTGAAAACAAAATTCCAGTAATAATGAATGGAATAAATTTGCTTTTTGTTGATTTTAATTAA
- a CDS encoding sugar kinase, with protein sequence MTNNALFVGLVTLDLIYLAESSPQNNQKIVANDYTVAAGGPATNAAVTFSHLGNQATVLGVVGSHPMTQLIRTDLAAYKVAIADLYPTTNAAVPVSSIIVTQSTGERAVVSINAVKTQASSSSIPADILQNIDIVLIDGHQMAVGIELAQMAKAHNIPIVIDGGSWKSGFEELLPFVDYAICSANFHPPNCHTAAEVFAYLSAFKIPYIAITHGEQPIEYLSCGDSGVVNVRQIKPVDTLGAGDIFHGAFCNYILQASFTDALAEAAKVAAHACQFFGTRRWMEAK encoded by the coding sequence ATGACAAATAACGCCTTATTTGTAGGTTTAGTAACCTTGGATTTGATTTACTTGGCTGAGTCGTCGCCGCAAAATAATCAGAAGATTGTTGCTAATGACTATACTGTGGCAGCAGGGGGCCCGGCTACAAATGCGGCTGTGACATTTAGCCATTTGGGAAATCAAGCTACTGTGTTGGGTGTAGTGGGTTCTCACCCGATGACGCAGCTAATTCGTACAGATTTGGCAGCTTACAAAGTAGCGATCGCGGATCTTTACCCTACCACTAATGCTGCTGTACCTGTATCTTCCATCATTGTTACCCAATCTACAGGCGAACGAGCAGTAGTTTCTATTAATGCAGTCAAAACTCAAGCCAGTAGTTCCTCAATCCCGGCTGATATTTTGCAAAACATTGATATAGTGCTGATTGATGGGCATCAAATGGCTGTGGGTATTGAACTTGCTCAAATGGCTAAAGCTCACAATATCCCAATTGTGATTGATGGTGGTAGTTGGAAAAGTGGATTTGAGGAACTCTTACCTTTTGTTGATTACGCGATTTGTTCAGCTAATTTTCATCCTCCTAACTGTCACACAGCCGCAGAAGTTTTCGCCTATCTCAGTGCTTTTAAAATTCCCTACATCGCCATTACTCACGGTGAACAACCAATTGAATACTTAAGTTGTGGTGATAGTGGCGTTGTTAATGTGCGACAGATTAAACCAGTTGATACACTGGGTGCTGGAGATATTTTTCACGGTGCTTTCTGTAATTATATTTTACAAGCAAGTTTTACCGATGCGCTGGCTGAGGCTGCAAAAGTGGCTGCTCATGCTTGCCAATTTTTCGGTACACGCCGTTGGATGGAGGCTAAGTAA
- the rpsU gene encoding 30S ribosomal protein S21, whose product MTQVVLGENEGIDSALRRFKRQVSKAGILADVKYHRHFETPLEKRKRKAVAARRKRRFK is encoded by the coding sequence ATGACCCAAGTGGTTTTAGGAGAGAACGAAGGAATAGATTCAGCACTGCGTCGTTTTAAACGCCAGGTTTCCAAAGCTGGAATATTAGCTGACGTTAAATACCATCGGCACTTTGAAACCCCATTAGAAAAGCGTAAACGTAAGGCAGTAGCAGCTAGACGTAAACGCCGTTTTAAATAA
- a CDS encoding DUF58 domain-containing protein has product MVPADRVYILLVIGIAIAPILAMLFGISTSIGITFLFDIFVLALMVVDGLRVKRDRVEVSRQIPSRLSIGRDNPVVLKVKSANTNAVIKIRDYYPTGFGVSTPELSTTVGMNSTQELTYTVHPTQRGEFAWGNLQVRQLGFWGLAWNDWQIPQNLRVKVYPDLVGLRSLSIRLALQSSGSIRQRRMGIGTEFAELRNYRTGDDLRLVDWKATARRVGAYGNTPPLVRVLEPEQEQTLIILLDRGRLMTAKVQGLQRFDWGLNATLSLALAGLHRGDRVGVGVFDRQMHTWIPPERGQNYLPQLIDRLTPIQPVLLESDYLGAVTNVVQRQTRRALVVLITDIVDVTASTELLAALSRLAPRYLPFCVTLRDPQVDRLAHTFTEDVTNTYVRAVALDLLAQRQVAFAQLKQKGVLVLDAPANQITDQLVERYLQLKARNQL; this is encoded by the coding sequence ATGGTACCAGCAGATAGAGTTTATATATTATTAGTTATAGGAATTGCGATCGCACCTATTTTGGCGATGCTTTTCGGAATTTCCACAAGTATCGGTATTACATTTTTATTTGATATTTTTGTCCTTGCATTAATGGTGGTGGATGGTTTACGAGTAAAACGCGATCGCGTTGAAGTTAGCCGCCAAATTCCATCACGCTTATCTATTGGTCGAGATAACCCGGTAGTGCTAAAGGTAAAATCGGCAAATACCAATGCTGTAATTAAAATTCGTGACTATTACCCCACAGGCTTTGGTGTTTCTACACCAGAACTCAGCACTACTGTAGGGATGAATAGCACCCAGGAATTAACATACACAGTTCACCCCACACAGAGGGGTGAATTTGCTTGGGGAAATCTTCAAGTCAGACAATTAGGGTTTTGGGGATTAGCTTGGAATGATTGGCAAATTCCGCAAAATCTGCGAGTGAAAGTTTATCCTGATTTAGTGGGATTGCGATCGCTTTCGATTCGGCTAGCATTGCAATCATCTGGATCAATCCGCCAACGCCGCATGGGTATTGGTACCGAGTTCGCGGAACTACGAAACTATCGCACAGGCGACGATTTACGCTTGGTGGATTGGAAAGCTACAGCCAGACGCGTCGGGGCTTATGGTAATACACCGCCTTTAGTTAGGGTTTTAGAACCAGAACAAGAACAAACTTTAATAATTTTGCTTGATCGCGGGCGGTTAATGACAGCGAAAGTGCAGGGTTTGCAGCGATTTGACTGGGGATTGAATGCAACCTTATCCTTAGCCTTAGCCGGATTACATCGAGGCGATCGCGTGGGCGTGGGTGTATTTGACAGACAAATGCATACGTGGATTCCACCAGAACGCGGTCAAAATTATCTCCCCCAGTTAATTGATCGCTTAACACCAATTCAACCCGTATTGCTGGAATCTGATTATTTAGGGGCAGTAACCAATGTAGTACAACGGCAGACTCGGCGCGCACTAGTGGTATTAATTACCGATATAGTTGATGTCACTGCTTCCACCGAACTTCTCGCCGCCCTTTCGCGCCTAGCACCCCGTTACTTGCCATTTTGCGTCACACTCCGCGATCCGCAAGTTGATCGTCTAGCGCATACCTTTACTGAAGATGTGACAAATACTTATGTTCGCGCAGTCGCTTTAGATTTATTAGCACAGCGACAAGTCGCATTTGCCCAATTAAAGCAAAAAGGTGTATTGGTACTCGATGCACCAGCTAATCAAATTACAGATCAGTTGGTTGAACGATATTTACAACTCAAAGCCCGGAATCAACTTTAA
- a CDS encoding tetratricopeptide repeat protein, which yields MDWITLLRSLQSDFIRRLTSGCLLHCETEGQYSELTIISGERLKALRDFCWLMAEKYKRTSPVRDVFISNLKGKLGEEVVKERLADFITEVDYEKKIGGDGKVDFTLTAEPSIGVEVKSRHGSIDRVRWSVSSEEVEKNAVVVCVLIQEEVHEAQQEYHLFLAGFLPTQMIKLKRGRIAFGINQLLYAGGLFSYLEELQAAKLKDKPPTIEQYNSQQDIPKFPTNNQNHHQIIKHLALPEAEEIVSNRTADLNTLYVNLGDKSFEQGESDTAIINYNQALQLNPDNADVYYKRGMVRYHLGDYEGAIADYTQVIQINFNYTKAYNQRGLARYQLKDYQAAIEDYTQAIRINPDVALTYMNRADARSHIGDHQGAIEDYTQAIKINPNYAVADKNRVISRYLLKEQQRLTHSIKIAPDDAVAFYNRGNTRAELGDYEGAIADYTQAIKINPNYADAYYSRGNARCDLEDYQSAILDYSQAIKINANYIDAYYNRGNALVSMDDKTRALADFQKAADLYWKAGKIAEHKDAKERILELEIEESLDILNF from the coding sequence ATGGACTGGATTACCTTACTGCGATCGCTACAGTCTGATTTTATTAGAAGGTTAACTAGTGGTTGTCTGCTTCATTGCGAAACAGAAGGTCAATATAGTGAGTTAACTATAATCTCTGGAGAAAGGTTAAAAGCACTGCGAGATTTTTGCTGGCTGATGGCAGAAAAATATAAGCGTACTTCGCCAGTCCGGGATGTTTTTATTAGCAACTTAAAAGGTAAACTCGGTGAGGAAGTTGTTAAAGAACGGTTAGCTGATTTTATTACAGAAGTAGATTATGAAAAAAAAATCGGTGGTGATGGCAAGGTAGATTTTACCCTCACTGCTGAACCTTCAATTGGTGTGGAAGTTAAATCGCGTCATGGCAGTATTGATAGAGTGAGATGGTCTGTTAGTTCTGAAGAAGTAGAAAAAAATGCAGTTGTTGTCTGCGTTTTAATTCAAGAAGAAGTACATGAAGCTCAACAAGAATATCACCTTTTTTTAGCTGGGTTTCTGCCGACACAAATGATTAAGCTAAAAAGGGGAAGAATAGCCTTTGGCATTAATCAATTACTTTATGCTGGGGGTTTATTCAGTTATTTAGAAGAATTGCAAGCAGCTAAACTTAAAGATAAACCACCTACAATTGAGCAATATAATTCTCAGCAAGATATACCAAAATTTCCAACCAATAATCAAAATCATCATCAGATAATCAAGCATTTAGCTTTGCCGGAAGCAGAAGAGATTGTTTCCAATCGCACTGCTGATTTAAATACATTGTATGTAAATCTAGGCGATAAATCTTTTGAGCAAGGCGAATCTGATACAGCAATTATTAACTACAACCAAGCTTTGCAACTGAATCCTGATAATGCCGATGTGTACTACAAACGCGGCATGGTGCGTTATCATCTAGGCGATTACGAAGGTGCGATCGCAGATTATACTCAGGTTATCCAAATTAACTTCAATTACACCAAAGCCTATAACCAGCGTGGTTTAGCGCGTTATCAACTAAAAGATTATCAAGCCGCTATCGAAGATTATACCCAAGCTATTAGAATCAATCCTGATGTGGCGCTTACTTATATGAACCGTGCTGATGCTCGTTCTCATATTGGCGATCATCAAGGTGCAATCGAAGATTATACCCAGGCAATTAAAATTAATCCTAATTATGCTGTTGCTGATAAAAATCGGGTAATTTCGCGTTATTTGTTAAAAGAACAACAGCGATTGACGCATTCAATTAAAATTGCTCCTGATGATGCTGTGGCTTTCTACAATCGCGGTAATACACGTGCAGAATTAGGAGACTATGAGGGTGCGATCGCAGATTACACTCAGGCAATTAAAATAAATCCTAATTACGCCGATGCATATTACAGTCGTGGTAATGCTCGTTGCGATTTAGAAGATTACCAAAGCGCAATTTTAGATTATAGTCAAGCGATTAAAATTAATGCTAATTATATAGATGCATATTATAACCGTGGTAATGCTTTAGTTAGCATGGATGATAAAACCAGAGCATTAGCAGATTTTCAAAAAGCCGCAGATTTATATTGGAAAGCGGGCAAAATAGCCGAACATAAAGATGCAAAAGAAAGAATTTTAGAGTTAGAAATTGAAGAATCACTAGATATTTTGAATTTCTAA
- a CDS encoding 3'(2'),5'-bisphosphate nucleotidase CysQ, which yields MKDLQEILAIACQVGWGAADILQSYYHGTIKDSNLEIAYKQNEPVTAADIATSQYILDNLQAALGNEDFAYISEETYKSQQGKNNSQYVWIIDPLDGTRDFIDKTGDYAIHIALVTENRPILAVVALPEVENLYYATKGGGTFVETRNSSIPLQISLNLDTKPLEDLTLVVSRSHRNQRLNYLLENLPCQNHKSVGSVGCKIATILEQKADIYISLSGSSAPKDWDIAAPELILTEAGGKFTHFDGTPLQYNTGDISQWGGLLASNGLYHEELCQQSEKILASFSDS from the coding sequence ATGAAAGATTTACAAGAAATTTTAGCGATCGCTTGTCAGGTAGGATGGGGAGCAGCAGATATATTACAGTCTTATTATCATGGGACTATTAAAGACTCTAATTTAGAAATTGCATATAAACAAAATGAACCTGTAACTGCTGCAGATATCGCTACTAGTCAATATATTTTAGACAATTTGCAAGCAGCTTTAGGTAACGAAGATTTTGCTTATATTAGTGAAGAAACTTATAAATCACAACAGGGTAAAAATAACTCTCAATATGTATGGATTATTGACCCCTTAGATGGAACGCGAGATTTTATTGATAAAACTGGAGACTATGCAATTCACATTGCTTTAGTTACAGAAAATCGTCCTATACTGGCAGTTGTGGCATTACCAGAAGTAGAAAATTTATATTATGCTACTAAAGGCGGAGGTACATTTGTTGAAACTCGTAATAGTTCTATTCCTTTACAAATATCTTTAAACTTAGATACAAAACCTTTAGAAGATTTAACTTTAGTAGTAAGTCGCTCTCACCGCAACCAAAGATTAAATTATTTATTAGAAAATTTACCCTGCCAAAACCATAAATCTGTTGGCAGTGTTGGTTGTAAAATTGCCACCATTCTTGAACAAAAAGCAGATATTTATATTTCCCTTTCTGGCTCATCTGCTCCTAAAGACTGGGATATAGCAGCACCAGAATTAATTTTAACGGAAGCTGGCGGTAAGTTCACTCATTTTGATGGTACACCATTACAGTACAACACTGGTGATATTAGTCAATGGGGTGGCTTACTAGCGAGTAATGGTCTATATCATGAGGAATTGTGTCAACAATCTGAGAAGATTTTAGCGAGTTTTTCTGATAGCTAA